One genomic segment of Paramormyrops kingsleyae isolate MSU_618 unplaced genomic scaffold, PKINGS_0.4 ups110, whole genome shotgun sequence includes these proteins:
- the LOC140586973 gene encoding adenomatous polyposis coli protein-like isoform X1 — protein sequence MSELEKEEAEKDWYYTQLQNLTKRIDSLPLMENFSLQTDMTRRQLEYDARKIRAAMEEQLGTCQDMEKRAQSRITRIQQIEKDILRIRQHLHAQPTDSEVMMPNNDKPAPLDCDRPGQGAQASAEPTLAPPGCSQASDGRLDYEAASDMSCAGSYSVPRRLTSHLGTKVEMVYSLLSMLGTHDKDDMSRTLLAMSSSQDSCIAMRQSGCLPLLIQLLHGNDKDSVLLGNSRGSKEARARASAALHNIIHSQPDDKRGRREIRVLHLLEQIRAYCETCWEWQQVHERGVDQDQNPMPSPVEHQICPAVCVLMKLSFDEEHRHAMNELGALQAIGELLQVDCEIYGLTSDHYSVTLRRYAGMALTNLTFGDVANKATLCSMKGCMRAMVAQLKSDSEDLQQVIASVLRNLSWRADVNSKKTLREVGSVKALMECALDVKKESTLKSVLSALWNLSAHCTENKADICAVEGALAFLVSTLTYRSQTNTLAIIESGGGILRNVSSLIATNEDHRQILRENNCLQTLLQHLKSHSLTIVSNACGTLWNLSARNAKDQEGLWDMGAVSMLKNLIHSKHKMIAMGSAAALRNLMANRPAKYKDANIMSPGSNLPSLQARKQKALIEELDAQHLSETFDNIDNLSPKAPQKNKPRHKQNVYSEFVVDSAHHNDNCRSESLSPSSIRPHGPYVNTPALPNSSRENRDSSDTSKGEKDRSLDRELKGAVLGGFHPSDEPSKRKGMQTSTATQIAKVMEEVESMHISQGDRSAGNTPDPQCAPDEISAIRHTPTMLGHLNAFNFAKAEHSSRPCPMLKIEYRASNDSLNSVSSTDGYGRRGQMKPSIESYSEDEGKSGIYGTYPADLAHKIHSANHMEDDNGDLDTTINYSLKYSDEQLNSGRQSPSQNERWARVKHHGDDVKRVDQKPVQSQSPSYPVYTEANVTSEETHATYPSRFVAPECSAGFRSRSSNSSEQSSSSLGMTKKISQTMCPVDDYGDDKPTNFSERYSEEQQQEEDQPTNYSMKYNEEHHVEQPIDYSLKYSENCSQKNVFSHPKSSSHSLTKDHLSPGNMTASIKNSSRQKQLLPPQTRSGPSQVIQKNSTCKSPAINQETLQTYCVEDTPICFSRGSSLSSLSSEEDEMEGRKRPMAAVTNYPNLAISEKVSSSILVAEQHTAETQSTSQYNRMKPQRNQGAGVSMSDGSRHKAVEFSSGAKSPSKSGAQTPKSPPEHYVQETPLMFSRCTSVSSLDSFESHSIASSVQSEPCSGMVSGIISPSDLPDSPGQTMPPSRCKTPPPSHPPQGKHKMKVPLMEKRDLAPRHAAVNSAVQKVQVLPDNDTLLHFATESTPDGFSCASSLSALSLDEPFIQKDVELQIMPPVHEDDHGNDGEPEKDDTIQTMDSDVAKLQKEPEKDLLDYSDDDDIEILEACINSAMPTKSSRKPKKQSPTSTSRIPPPVARKPSQLPVYKLLPPHNRGQQQKHVSFTHGEDMPRIYCVEGTPINFSTATSLSDLTIDSPPNELANTETPVPPMESASFHREGTGSEGKSAEAAGQSLSTSVSVDDEKNEGDDILAECISSAMPKSKSHKPFRMNKIDQGHPSTSPGSLVQQEMEKNKPTSPVKPMPQSSEYRARMIKRPGTTSGVALGASSTEKNETKKQDLKVTSTEKPPHADERVRTGFSFDSPHQYTPIEGTPFCFSRNDSLSSLDFEEDDLDFSKEKAELKKEKEQKKQPTKAANDDTVIQATNRKQTFQVAPSKSLQKQERFPHTSKEITGPVSDEKQNFSIEDTPVCFSRNSSLSSLSDIDQENNNNRESHEKENTTVVETSRPPGSGYAPKAFHVEDTPVCFSRNSSLSSLSIDSEDDLLQECISSAMPKKKKQPLRNKSDEHGESDKTVDGILAEEPNLTLDSHSPVSEQALSPDSESFDWKAIQEGANSIVSSLHQAAASLSRQGSSDSDSILSLKSGISIGSPFHISMDLEEKNTTTTKGPRILKPGEKSLLETKKKEEQQTKSIKGGKKVYKSLITGKARTSLDCASTQQRQNASPMISRGRTMIHIPGVRSSSPSSSPVTKKTPPKGATSKASSQGQNSSSSLRNVKTPTKSDSSPVTRQTNCQGGPSKTPTQSASRDSIPSRPSQQPLSRSMQLPGRTSVSPGRNGISPSNKLSQLPSTMSPSTSSTKSPGSSRISYPSPGRHLGQQCSAKQSGLPRSASVIPRSESASKGLNQSGAAGPSKRAELSRMSSTKSSGSESDRSEKPVLVRQSTFIKEAPSPTLKRKLEESASFESLSPSSSQSQSHTPVSSPSLPDMSLTLPYQGSCWQKSPHGNSSENGDGRCLRRHDIARSHSESPSRLPINRSGTWKREHSKHSSSLPRVSTWKRTGSSSSILSASSESSEKTRSEDEKQTLSPPYKTLQNSDGNLALKGTLRKIKECKVDSGPKDKSLDEDSNSEGHQMVAAVSKSEDVWVRIEDCPINNPRSGKSPTGNVTHTNCVPGSLLAIDPDGNDTQSKQFTSSETTPAHTVSLERPGSQSAMAEAHETSTAERTPFGSSNSSKHSSPSGTVAARVTPFNYNPSPRKSSADGATHRPSQIPGPVNSGSKKRDSKGENAEPSGSYIVTSV from the exons ATGAGCGAGCTAGAGAAAGAGGAAGCGGAGAAGGATTGGTACTACACACAGCTGCAGAACCTCACCAAGAGGATCGACAGCCTGCCCCTCATGGAGAAT TTTTCTCTGCAGACGGACATGACTCGCCGGCAGCTTGAGTACGACGCCCGAAAGATACGGGCCGCCATGGAGGAACAGCTGGGTACCTGTCAGGACATGGAGAAGCGGGCACAG AGCAGAATCACACGGATTCAGCAGATAGAGAAGGACATACTTCGTATTCGACAGCATCTCCATGCTCAGCCCACAGACTCTGAG GTAATGATGCCGAACAATGATAAACCAGCCCCCCTTGACTGTGACAGACCTGGCCAGGGAGCACAGGCATCTGCGGAGCCTACCTTGGCCCCGCCGGGGTGCAGCCAG GCTTCAGATGGCCGCTTGGACTACGAGGCAGCCAGTGACATGAGCTGTGCTGGTAGTTACTCTGTCCCACGCAGACTGACCAGTCACCTGGGTACCAAG GTGGAGATGGTCTACTCCCTTTTATCCATGTTAGGCACTCACGACAAGGATGACATGTCTCGCACCTTGCTGGCCATGTCCAGTTCTCAGGACAGTTGCATCGCCATGCGCCAGTCGGGCTGCCTGCCACTGCTCATCCAATTGCTCCACGGCAACGACAAGGACTCTGTACTACTGGGAAACTCACGAGGCAGCAAGGAGGCGCGTGCCCGGGCCAGCGCCGCCCTGCACAACATCATCCACTCGCAGCCGGATGACAAGCGCGGCCGCAGGGAGATCCGCGTACTGCACCTCCTGGAGCAGATCCGGGCCTACTGCGAGACATGCTGGGAATGGCAGCAGGTCCACGAGCGCGGTGTTGACCAGGACCAAAACCCCA TGCCCTCGCCAGTGGAGCATCAAATCTGCCCTGCCGTTTGTGTTCTCATGAAGCTCTCCTTCGACGAGGAGCACAGGCATGCCATGAACGAGCTCG GTGCCCTCCAGGCGATTGGGGAATTACTGCAGGTGGACTGTGAGATATATGGGCTGACAAGTGACCACTACAGTGTGACTCTGAGAAGATACGCAGGAATGGCCCTCACGAACCTTACGTTTGGAGATGTGGCCAATAAG GCAACCCTATGCTCCATGAAAGGCTGCATGAGGGCAATGGTGGCCCAGTTGAAATCTGACAGTGAAGATTTACAGCAG GTGATCGCCAGTGTTCTGAGGAATTTGTCCTGGCGCGCTGACGTCAACAGTAAGAAGACACTCCGTGAGGTTGGCAGTGTGAAGGCTCTCATGGAATGTGCGCTGGATGTTAAGAAG GAATCAACACTAAAGAGTGTTCTAAGTGCCCTTTGGAACTTGTCAGCACATTGCACTGAAAACAAAGCTGATATATGTGCTGTGGAGGGTGCTCTGGCCTTTTTAGTCAGCACACTAACATACCGAAGTCaaaccaacacccttgcaattaTTGAAAGTGGAGGAGGCATCTTGCGAAATGTGTCGAGTCTAATCGCTACAAATGAAGATCACAG GCAAATTTTGAGAGAAAACAACTGTCTCCAGACTCTACTTCAGCATCTAAAGTCTCACAGCTTAACAATAGTCAGTAATGCATGTGGAACACTCTGGAACCTTTCTGCTCGAAATGCAAAGGACCAAGAAGGTCTGTGGGACATGGGAGCTGTCAGCATGTTGAAAAATCTCATTCACTCTAAGCACAAAATGATAGCTATGGGCAGTGCAGCGGCTTTGCGAAATCTCATGGCTAATAGACCAGCTAAATACAAGGATGCCAACATCATGTCTCCAGGATCCAACTTGCCATCCCTCCAGGCCAGAAAACAGAAAGCTTTAATTGAAGAACTGGATGCGCAGCACCTTTCAGAGACTTTCGATAATATCGATAACTTGAGTCCGAAAGCTCCTCAAAAGAACAAACCGAGACACAAGCAGAATGTTTACAGTGAGTTTGTTGTGGACTCTGCCCATCATAATGATAACTGTCGGTCGGAGAGTTTAAGTCCCAGCAGTATACGTCCTCATGGTCCTTATGTAAACACCCCAGCACTGCCTAATTCATCTAGAGAAAACAGAGATAGTTCAGACACTTCCAAAGGTGAGAAGGATCGGAGCCTTGATCGGGAACTGAAAGGAGCTGTACTTGGTGGATTTCACCCTTCAGATGAACCCTCCAAGAGAAAAGGAATGCAGACATCAACAGCCACACAAATTGCCAAGGTAATGGAAGAGGTGGAAAGCATGCATATAAGCCAAGGAGACAGGAGTGCTGGCAATACACCGGACCCTCAGTGTGCGCCGGATGAAATAAGTGCCATAAGGCATACACCTACCATGCTTGGTCATTTAAATGCATTCAACTTTGCCAAAGCTGAGCACTCAAGTCGTCCTTGCCCCATGCTAAAAATTGAGTATAGGGCATCCAATGACAGCTTGAACAGTGTTAGCAGTACTGATGGCTATGGCAGAAGGGGTCAGATGAAACCTTCCATTGAGTCTTATTCTGAAGATGAAGGGAAAAGCGGCATCTACGGGACATATCCTGCTGACCTTGCCCATAAGATTCACAGTGCCAATCATATGGAGGATGATAATGGGGACCTGGATACTACTATTAATTACAGCCTAAAATACTCAGATGAACAATTGAATTCTGGCCGACAGAGTCCAAGCCAGAATGAAAGGTGGGCAAGAGTTAAACATCATGGGGATGATGTGAAACGGGTAGATCAGAAACCAGTGCAGTCTCAAAGCCCAAGTTATCCAGTGTACACAGAGGCAAATGTCACCAGTGAGGAAACGCACGCAACGTATCCGTCGAGATTTGTGGCACCAGAGTGTTCTGCTGGATTCCGGTCAAGGAGTTCCAATTCTTCTGAACAAAGTAGTTCTAGCCTTGGAATGACTAAAAAGATCAGCCAGACTATGTGCCCTGTTGATGATTATGGTGACGACAAGCCAACCAACTTCAGTGAGCGGTACTCAGAAGAACAACAACAGGAGGAAGATCAGCCAACTAATTACAGCATGAAATATAATGAGGAGCATCATGTGGAACAACCAATTGATTACAgcttaaaatattcagaaaactGTTCCCAAAAAAACGTTTTTAGCCATCCAAAATCATCATCTCACAGTTTAACAAAGGACCATTTAAGCCCGGGAAACATGACCGCATCCATAAAGAATTCAAGCAGACAAAAGCAGCTTCTCCCACCTCAAACAAGGTCTGGGCCGAGTCAAGTTATCCAAAAGAATTCAACATGCAAGTCTCCTGCAATTAATCAAGAGACTCTGCAGACATACTGTGTTGAGGACACGCCAATCTGTTTTTCACGAGGCAGTTCTTTGTCATCTTTGTCATCCGAAGAAGATGAAATGGAAGGTCGTAAGCGACCCATGGCTGCTGTAACTAACTATCCTAATCTAGCTATTTCAGAAAAAGTGTCTTCCAGTATTTTAGTTGCAGAACAACATACTGCTGAAACCCAAAGCACTTCACAGTATAACCGAATGAAACCTCAGAGAAATCAAGGTGCTGGTGTTTCCATGTCCGATGGCTCAAGACATAAAGCAGTTGAGTTTTCATCTGGAGCTAAATCTCCATCCAAAAGTGGTGCTCAAACTCCTAAAAGTCCCCCAGAACATTATGTGCAAGAGACACCTCTTATGTTCAGCAGGTGTACTTCAGTGAGCTCCCTCGATAGCTTTGAGAGTCATTCTATAGCTAGCTCTGTGCAGAGTGAACCATGCAGTGGCATGGTTAGTGGAATTATCAGCCCAAGTGATCTTCCTGATAGTCCTGGGCAAACAATGCCTCCAAGTCGTTGTAAAACTCCACCTCCATCACATCCACCCCaaggaaaacacaaaatgaaagtaCCTCTAATGGAAAAGAGGGATTTGGCTCCAAGGCATGCGGCTGTGAATTCTGCTGTCCAGAAAGTTCAAGTACTTCCAGACAATGACACACTGCTGCATTTTGCCACAGAAAGTACTCCAGATGGATTCTCTTGTGCCTCAAGTCTGAGTGCCCTTAGCCTTGATGAACCTTTCATTCAGAAAGATGTTGAGCTTCAGATTATGCCCCCAGTTCATGAAGATGACCATGGAAATGATGGTGAGCCTGAAAAAGAtgacactatacaaacaatgGACTCAGATGTGGCCAAATTACAAAAGGAACCAGAAAAAGATTTATTAGATTattctgatgatgatgatattgAGATATTGGAAGCTTGCATAAATTCCGCAATGCCAACTAAGTCTTCGCGAAAACCAAAAAAGCAGTCTCCTACAAGCACTTCAAGAATACCTCCACCAGTAGCTCGTAAACCAAGCCAGCTTCCTGTTTATAAATTGCTTCCTCCACATAACCGGGGACAGCAACAGAAACATGTGAGCTTTACCCATGGAGAAGATATGCCTAGAATATACTGTGTTGAGGGAACCCCCATAAATTTTTCAACTGCAACATCTCTTAGTGATCTCACTATTGATTCCCCTCCTAATGAGCTAGCAAATACTGAGACACCTGTGCCTCCCATGGAATCTGCTTCTTTTCATAGGGAAGGCACTGGTTCAGAGGGGAAAAGTGCAGAGGCGGCTGGGCAGAGTCTGTCTACATCTGTATCTGTGGACGATGAGAAAAATGAAGGGGATGATATTCTAGCTGAATGTATCAGTTCTGCAATGCCAAAAAGTAAATCCCATAAGCCTTTTAGAATGAATAAAATTGATCAAGGGCATCCGTCAACATCTCCTGGATCTCTAGTCCAACAGGAAATGGAAAAGAATAAACCCACATCCCCGGTAAAGCCAATGCCACAAAGCAGTGAATATAGAGCAAGGATGATAAAACGCCCAGGAACAACAAGTGGTGTTGCCCTGGGAGCCTCaagcacagaaaaaaatgaaaccaaaaaaCAGGACCTTAAAGTAACCTCAACTGAGAAGCCTCCGCATGCTGATGAGCGAGTACGCACCGGTTTTTCTTTTGATTCACCACATCAGTATACCCCAATAGAGGGGACCCCATTTTGCTTCTCGCGCAATGATTCTTTAAGCTCATTAGATTTTGAGGAGGATGATCTTGATTTCTCAAAGGAGAAAGCTGAGctcaagaaagaaaaagagcaGAAAAAGCAACCTACTAAAGCTGCTAATGATGATACTGTTATACAAGCCACAAACAGAAAGCAGACTTTTCAGGTGGCTCCATCAAAATCTCTACAAAAGCAAGAAAGATTTCCACACACATCAAAAGAAATTACAGGACCAGTCTCAGATGAGAAGCAGAATTTTTCTATTGAAGACACTCCAgtatgtttttctagaaattCCTCTCTGAGTTCCTTGAGTGACATTGATcaagaaaacaacaacaacagggagtctcatgaaaaagaaaatacaactGTGGTAGAAACCTCTAGGCCTCCAGGCTCTGGGTATGCTCCAAAAGCCTTCCATGTTGAAGATACTCCAGTATGTTTTTCCAGAAATAGTTCACTTAGCTCTCTTAGCATTGATTCAGAAGATGATCTTTTGCAGGAATGTATTAGTTCTGCTATGCCAAAAAAGAAGAAACAACCCCTTCGAAATAAGTCAGATGAACATGGGGAGAGTGATAAAACTGTGGATGGCATTTTAGCTGAAGAGCCAAATCTAACATTAGACAGTCACAGTCCTGTCTCTGAGCAAGCTCTTTCACCTGATTCAGAGTCATTCGATTGGAAAGCTATTCAAGAAGGTGCAAATTCTATAGTTAGCAGTCTGCACCAAGCAGCTGCTAGTCTATCACGACAAGGTTCTTCCGACTCTGATTCAATCCTTTCTCTCAAGTCTGGTATCTCAATTGGGTCTCCCTTCCATATATCAATGGATcttgaggaaaaaaacacaaccacAACCAAAGGTCCCAGAATACTAAAGCCAGGAGAAAAGAGCTTACTGGAAACTAAAAAGAAGGAAGAACAACAAACTAAAAGCATTAAGGGGGGTAAGAAAGTTTACAAAAGCCTCATAACTGGGAAAGCACGAACAAGTCTTGATTGTGCATCCACTCAACAGAGGCAAAATGCCAGTCCTATGATTTCCCGTGGAAGAACAATGATTCATATTCCAGGGGTGAGGAGCAGCTCACCCAGCTCCAGTCCAGTTACAAAAAAGACACCACCTAAGGGAGCTACCTCAAAAGCATCTTCACAAGGTCAAAATTCTAGCAGCTCCTTGCGAAATGTGAAAACACCTACAAAGTCAGATTCTAGTCCTGTTACAAGGCAAACTAATTGCCAAGGAGGCCCAAGTAAGACCCCCACTCAGTCTGCTTCAAGAGACTCGATTCCTTCTAGACCTTCTCAGCAACCATTATCAAGATCTATGCAATTACCAGGTCGTACTTCTGTGTCACCTGGAAGAAATGGTATTAGTCCATCTAACAAGTTATCACAGTTACCCAGTACAATGTCCCCAAGCACATCTTCAACCAAGTCGCCTGGTTCTTCTAGAATTTCATATCCCTCCCCAGGAAGACACTTAGGTCAGCAATGTTCTGCAAAACAGAGTGGTTTGCCTCGGAGTGCTAGTGTTATTCCAAGAAGTGAGTCTGCTTCGAAAGGTCTGAATCAGTCTGGAGCAGCAGGCCCTTCAAAAAGAGCGGAACTTTCCAGGATGTCATCCACAAAGTCGAGTGGCAGTGAGTCGGATAGATCAGAAAAACCTGTGCTAGTTCGGCAGTCAACATTTATTAAGGAAGCCCCCAGCCCTACTCTAAAGAGAAAATTAGAAGAGTCTGCCTCTTTTGAATCTTTATCTCCATCTTCGAGCCAATCCCAATCTCACACACCAGTATCAAGTCCTTCTTTACCAGATATGTCTCTAACTTTGCCCTATCAAGGTAGTTGCTGGCAGAAGTCTCCACACGGAAACTCGTCTGAAAATGGTGATGGGAGATGTCTTAGAAGACATGACATTGCACGTTCCCATTCTGAGAGCCCCTCAAGACTCCCTATTAACAGATCTGGAACATGGAAGCGTGAACACAGCAAACATTCCTCCTCCCTTCCAAGAGTGAGCACATGGAAAAGAACAGGGAGCTCCTCATCCATCCTATCTGCGTCGTCAGAATCAAGTGAAAAGACAAGGAGTGAAGATGAAAAGCAAACTCTGAGCCCCCCTTATAAGACTTTACAAAATAGTGATGGTAATTTGGCCTTAAAAGGAACATTGAGGAAAATTAAGGAATGTAAGGTGGATAGTGGGCCTAAAGATAAATCTCTGGATGAAGATTCAAATTCAGAGGGGCATCAGATGGTTGCAGCAGTTTCGAAAAGTGAGGATGTATGGGTAAGAATTGAGGATTGCCCCATCAATAACCCCAGATCGGGGAAATCTCCGACTGGAAACGTAACACATACTAATTGTGTGCCTGGCAGCCTACTTGCCATAGATCCCGATGGGAATGACACACAGTCCAAACAGTTCACCAGCAGTGAAACCACACCTGCCCATACTGTGAGTCTCGAAAGGCCAGGCAGTCAGAGCGCAATGGCAGAGGCTCACGAGACTTCAACTGCCGAACGTACTCCTTTCGGCTCTTCAAATTCCAGCAAGCACAGCTCTCCGAGCGGCACTGTGGCAGCGAGGGTGACCCCTTTCAATTATAATCCTAGTCCTAGAAAGAGCAGTGCTGATGGCGCCACACATCGGCCATCGCAGATCCCAGGGCCGGTGAACAGTGGCTCTAAGAAGAGAGACTCCAAAGGCGAGAATGCTGAGCCCAGCGGGTCATATATTGTCACATCTGTTTAA